The genomic region GGCAGGTTTTTTCCAACGTAATCGGCACGGATCGGCAGTTCGCGGTGTCCACGGTCCACCATCACAGCAAGCTGGATGCTCTTGGGACGGCCCAGATCGGTGAGGGCGTCCAGAGCCGCCCGGATGGTGCGTCCGGTGAAGAGCACATCGTCCAGCAGCACAATCTTGCGGGTGCCAATGTCGAAGTTGATTTCGGTGCGACGGATGATCGGCTGGCGGCTGATTTCGGAAAGGTCGTCCCGATAAAGGGTGATGTCCAGTTTGCCGGTGGGCACCTGAATTCCTTCCAGTTCAGCAATTTTTTGGGCCAGTTGCTCTGCAAGCGGGATGCCTCTGGTGTGAATGCCCACCAGTGCCAGATCGGTTGCACCTTTGTTGCGCTCCAGAATTTCGTGGGCGATGCGGGTCATGGCCCGTTTCATTTCGTGGGCATCCAGAATCTGTGCTTTATAGTGCATCCTGTCCTCCGTCGGCACAAAAAAACGCGCCTGGGCTGCATGCCCGGCGTGGTCTAGGGTGTGGTTTCACATTGTCCTCCTTTTCGCCTCTCTGGACGATGGCAGCCTCACAGGACTGCATTAAAGGTCAACACAGGATAACACGCCACCTGCCAACTGAGAAGTCCTGCTTTCAGACAGCATTTTTCGAGATTTTATGCAACAGTTTGTATGATTTACCACTTTTTTGTGGTGTTTCAGAGGGCTTCATGTTCTTTTCATCAAAATCAGATCAAAACCTTTTGAACAGATGTTTGTAAGAGGTGCTGTTTTACGATACATTTGTACAGTCAAGTGTCAAAAAGGCCTATACAGGTCCGCTCTTTTCAGGCATCACATCATCTGATCTTCATGCAAACATGCCTTTCTCGCCCAGGGGGAATATGTTTTTTAACCGCAAAGCCAAGCAGCCGGATACTGCTTTACCTGCCCACTTTCTTCCCAAGAACTCGCGTCTGCATGACGTGCTGTTCAACCTGCCAGACAACTGGCAAGTCCGTGAAAACCTGCAAATCGGACATGTTCCCGGTTGCACCGTGCTGGTTTCAGAAGTGGGCATCTTTGTGCTCTACCCTCAGGACATCTGTGGTGTGATCCTGCACAACCCCCGTTCCCTGATTGTTTCTGAGCAAAACCTCAACCCCCAACTGCAAATGGCACAGCAAAGCGCCACCATGCTTTCCCGCATGCTCAACCAGAGGGTTCATGCCGTGATGCTGTTCAAGCAACTGGTGGAACCTGAAGAACTCAAAGCCAGAGCACTTTCACAGTCGGTCACCCGTGAATGGGAAGTGGAAAACGTCAAGGTGGTCACCTGGGAAAGCCTCAGGGCTTACATCCTCACCTACACACGCAAAATCTTCACCCCAGAGGAAGTGGTCGCCCTCAGCCGAAAAATCAAGGAACTCGGCAAGTAAAAGCAAAAACAACAGTGGGTGGGAAGCCCTGCGCTGACCCACTTTTTTGTTGAAGTCCATCCGGTAAAATGACCCCCATGACCCGGGCCATATTGCTGCAAGGGCAGCAGATTTCTTACGTGCTCAAACGATCCAAACGCAAAACCATCGGCCTGAGGGTGGCAAGCGGTCAACTTGAAGTGTCCGTGCCCGACAGGCTCACCATCAAATTCATTGAACAGGTGCTGCAAGAGCGCCAAGAGTGGATTTTGCAGAAACTGCAAGAAACCCTCTCTGCCCACTGGGAATTGCGCCATGGCTTGCAAGGCCATCTGGCAGGCGAAGCAGTGGTCTTTGAATTCCATTCAGGCCCACAAGTGATCCTGAAAGAAGGCAAAGTGCTGGTTCCAGAGGCCCAACCCCGAGAAGCCCTCAGAACACACCTGATCCGCAAAGGGTCCGCTCTGGTGCAGGATCGGGTGCATGGGTGGGCCCAGAAAATTGGGGTCAAACCCCAGAGCATTCGCATCACCCGGGCACAGCGCAGGTGGGGCAGCATGAACGCCAAAGGGGTGCTGGCCCTTTCGGTGGGCACCTTGTTGCTGGAACCAGACCTGCTGGACTATGTGATTGTGCATGAGTTGTGCCACATGCACCACCTGAACCACAGTGCAGAGTACTGGGAGTGCGTGGAACGCTTCCTGCCTGACTTTGAGGCTTTGCATGAGCGGGTCAAGCAGCAGGGTGGCGTCCTGACCGGACTGTTCTGAAAGCATTTGACCGAAGAACAAGAGATTTTCTCTCTGGAAACCTTGTTTGGCACCAGAGGATTCAAAGAAATTCTTCTGGGTCACGGATCAACGCAACAAAAGCAAGGTTCAAAGAAAACACCTCTGGAACAACATCCAGAGGTGTGCTTTTATGGGCTTGAAACTCAAATTCAGTGGTGGCCGTGTCCATGGCCGTGGGTGTGGTCGGTGTCGGTTTCGGCCCGGTCGCCAACTTGAATGGCACGCACCAGACCGAGCGTTCCGAAGTAGCCGCCAAACAACACGGCAATGATGGTGATGATCACTTCCAGGGTCGTCATATGTATCTTGTTTACTCTAGCATGGCCGGGACTTTTGCCCATGAGGTGTCTCTGAAAGGGTTCTGAATCACAGGTGGGTCAAAAAACAGCATTGTGGCTCCCCCTTTCCAATTTGTCTATTCATCTGCATAATGGGACAAATTGGCTGGAAGGGCAAAGACTGCTTTCCTTCATTCTGCTTTTTGTGGTTTTCACCATGCAGGGGGTTCACATGAACACACACATCAAAGCCGCTCTGGGACAGGAAAACGTTGATCTTTTGATTCGCAATGCCCGCATGGTCAGTGTGCTCACCCATGAAATTCTGGAGGTGGATGTGGCGGTGCATCAAGGCCGATTTGTGGGCTTTGGGGGCCAGTACACCGCCAACGACACCCTCGATGCCAGAGGGGCTTACCTTGCACCCGGTTTCATCGATGCCCATGTGCACATCGAATCCAGCATGCTGTGTCCGTCCAGCTTTGCTGCCGCAGTGTTGCCCAGAGGAACCACCACGGTGGTGGCCGAACCCCACGAAATCGTGAATGTGCTGGGCATTCAGGGACTGCACTGGATGCTGGAGGCTGGAAAAAGCTCTGGAATGCGAGTGTATGCTTCTGCACCCTCATGTGTGCCTGCAAGTGCTTTTGAAGCTGGATGCCAGCACTTGCAGGCTGTGGAAGTGAAGAAGACCTTGCAGGTTCCGGGTGTGCTTGGCCTCGCAGAGATGATGAATTATCCGGGGGTCCTGACCGGAGACAAGGATGTGTGGGCCATTCTGGAAGCAGCGAGGGGACGCAGAATTGATGGCCACGCAGCCGGACTTTCCGGCCAGAGCCTGCAAGCTTATGCCAGTGCAGGCATCCATTCTGACCATGAGGCCGTCACCCCCGAGCAGGCCATGGACCGCTTGCGTGCAGGCATGTGGTTGATGGTCCGGGAAGGCAGCGCTGCCCGCAACCTGAAAGACCTGATCCCGGTTTTAAAACGCCACCCGCGCCGGGCCATGTGCGTCACCGATGATGTGGATGTCAAAGACCTGTTAGCCCTCGGACATCTGGACCGGGTTTTGCGTCTGGCCGTTCAGGAAGGTCTGGACCCCATTTATGCCCTGAGCCTCGTGACCTGCAATCCAGCAGAATACTGGGGTTTGCACGACCTCGGGGCCATTGCACCCGGTTACCATGCGGACTTTGTGTTGCTGGAAGACCTTGAAAACTTCAGGGTACTGGACACGTTTGTGGGGGGCCAACCCGCCAAAGGAGGCCAGTTTGTGCCCCCCCTCTCTGGGGGTGGAGTGACGCTCGGAGAGGGCTGGGACACAGCAACTTTTGAAGTGCCAGAGCATTTCCCTGTGATTGGCGTTCAACCCACCCAGATTGAAACCGTCAAGTTGGCAGCAGGCAGCAGCGATGGGGTCAAACTGGTGTCCATCGAACGGCACCTGCATGCTTTGCAGTACGCCACCGCATGGACCTCTGGCATTGGACTGTCCAGAGGGGCGTTCGGATGCAGCATCCAGCACGATGCCCACAACCTGATGGTGGCAGGTCGTTCAGATGAGGACATCCGCCTGTGTGCCCGTGTTCTTGAGGAGATGCAGGGAGGGGTGGCTGTGGTGGATGGGGGCGAGGTGCTGGCCCGCTTGCCTTTGCCCATTGCAGGTTTGATGTCTGCGGATGCTCCAGAGCGTGTTGCAGCCCTGCAAGATGACGTGGAACGGGCCACCCACCAGTTGGGTTGTGGTCTGCCCCATCCGATCATGACGCTGGCCTTTCTGGGCCTGAGTGTGATTCCAGCCCTGAAGTTGACCCCAAAAGGGCTTTTTGATGTGGCAAGCTTCAGCCTGATCGAGTAAACTGAAGAAAACAAACTCTGGTCTGTTTTTTCGAACCAAAGTACGAATTGTGCACAGGTGGCACACCAGATCAGGGCTGGAGGTACAGATGGTTTTCCGCGATTTTGGCAACGCCGACTTCAAGGTTTCGGCACTCGGGTTTGGGGCTGGACACATTGGCTGGGACAAACTGGACGAAAACTTCGTGGGCTCCCTGCTCAACGAAGTGGTCAATGCAGGCATCACCCTGATCGACACCGCCCGAGGCTATGACCTCTCCGAAGAACGCATCGGACGGCACCTCTCATGGCGCAGAAAAGATTTCATCCTGTCCAGCAAAGGCGGCTACGGCGTAGAGGGGGTCAAAGACTGGACCCCCGAGAACATCCACAGGGGCATGGACCGTGCCCTGCACACCATGCGCACCGATTACCTCGACATCTTCCACCTGCATTCCTGCCCTCTGGGCACCCTACAAGACGAAAAACTGCTCAAAGCCCTGCAAGAGGTCAAGCTGCAAGGAAAAGTCCGGGCCATCGCTTACTCGGGCGAGAACGAAGCCTTGCAGTGGGCTCTGGACTCTGGCGTATTTGACAGCGTGCAGTGCAGCGTGAATCCCTTCGACCAGAGAAGCATCCCTTGGATTGCACAGGCCCAGCAAAAAGGCATGGGCGTGATCGCCAAGCGACCTCTGGGCAATGTGCCCTGGACTTACGAGGAGCGTCCCTCAGGCCAGTACGCCGAGGAATACTGGCTGCGCATGAAAGCCATGGATTTCACTCCACCTCTGGCGTGGGAGGAATTCACCTTGCGGTTTTCGGTGTTCACTCCGGGGGTCAGCAGTGCCATTGTGGGCTCCAGAAATCTGGAAAACATCCGCAGAAACATCGAGATTGTGCAACAAGGCCCCTTGCCCGAAGACCTGTACCAGCAGGCCAGAGCTGTTTTTCAGGCCCACGATGAGGACTGGATCGGACAGGTTTGACCTCAAAAAACCCTCGCAAAAGCGAGGGTTTTTGATTTCTGCAGTCTTTTGCAAGCTCAATCAGCAGAATTGGGGGTGGGCTGCGGATTGTGGTGCTGTTCCAGAGCCTCCCAGAAGTGGTCTTCCAGAGGGCTTGCTTTGTCTCCAAACTCGTTTTTGCTGGCCCAATTCAGCATGTAAAACGCCAATCCATACCCGATCAATGTGGAGATGATGCTGATGGGTCGCATGGTGGCTGTGGCCGTCTCCAGTTGCTTGATGAACGCATCGGTGCCAAAGGGATCGGTCAAGAGCTGCTTGTGCACCAGAAAGTTCACCCCTGCATTGATGGTGGACTCGATGAAAATCACCACCGTGCCCCAGAACAGCATCTTTTTGATGGCGGGATGGTTCAGGTACCGATCAAACAGGCTTTTGCGCTCGGGGGTGTCGGGGTTCAAAGTAAACCGGATGAAGGCCGTGAAAAAGGGCCGGTTGATGATCAAAGACACCAGCATCACCAGAGCAATGAAGGCCGGGGTGTAGGAATCCTTGAGGGCATACTGCCATCCGGACACCTGCCAGAAAGACAGCATCCCCTGCACAATGGCCCCAGCAGCAACCACCATGGTCACGGGGTTGAAGACTTTGTTGCGGACAAAATCCCAGATGATGTAAATGGCTGGAATCAGGCTGGCAAGGACAATCACCCACACCGGCCCCAGAATGCTTTTGAAACTGAATCCCGTTTTGAACAGGTCTGAACTCAGGAGCATGAGCGGCACACCTGCCGAAAAGAACAAATCCCAGACGATCTTAGGTACTTTCACGTATCCTAGAATATCCGAAAAGCTTAAGTTTACACTGAATGCCGTGCACACTTTTTTTCGAACTTTGTTTCCACAAACCTGTCCTGGCTGCCATCAGGCTTTGAAAACCCATGCTGCCCTTTGTCCCACCTGCACCCCCAAAACTGCATTCTTAACTCACCAGAGCGTTCTGAAAGACACCCAAGAACCCCATCTGGTGTATCTGGGTGCCCCTGAAGGCAAAATCAGGCGCATGGTGCATGCCCTGAAATACCACGGAAATGCCAGAGTGGCAGACAGCCTTGCTGAGGCTCTGGCCTCGAAGGTGCCTGCTTCATGGCAACTGGACTGCTTATGTCCGGTGCCCTTACACCCGAGACGGCTGCAACAAAGGGGCTACAACCAGAGTCGGGTGCTGGCCGAAGCGGTGGGTAAAAAGCTCAGGCTGCCTACGCTGGACCTGCTGAAACGCACAGTTTACACAGCGCAGCAGGCCAAATTGCACCATCTGGAAAGGCAGAGCAATCTGGAGGGGGTGTTCGATCTGCAAGCTCCAGCACATGGAAAATCCATTTTGCTGGTGGACGATGTGCTCAGCACGGGAGCCACCTTGCGGGCATCGGCTCAAATCTTACAGCGAGGAGGGGCCAGAGCCGTGTATTTTCTGGTTGTTGCACGTTGAGGTCTTAAGGTGCACACAGGAGAAACATGCGAAAGTGGTTGCTGGGAATGGTGTTACTGGGCGGCGTGGCGCAGGCTCAAATTGTGCTGGATTTTCAGACCCCCGAGGCCAAAACCCATCAACTCACCTTTCAGGTGTTGTCCAAAAGCCAGTACCTCCGAAACACCCTGCGTGAATTTTCTGAAAGTCTGAAATGGCCCCGCAAAATCACGGTGGTCTTTCTGGAGTGCAAAAAAGCCAATGCCTTTTACGACCCCAAAAAACTGCAAGTCCAGATGTGCTATGAACTGATTGACGAATACCTTGAACTGGAAAACCAAAACAAAAACACCGAAAAAGGCATGCTCAGTGCCGTCATGTTCACCCTGCTCCATGAGCTTTCCCATGCCCTGATTGACCAGTTCAAACTTCCAGCCACCGGTCGAGAAGAAGATGCAGCAGACCAGTTTGCCACCCTTGCCTTGCTGAACCTGAAAGACGATGACGCTTTGCTGAGCGGTCTGGCCCAGTTCGCCCGGGAAGCCGCCACAGAGGCAGAAGCTCCATCGGACGGCTTCGCAGACGCCCACGCCCTGAGTGCACAGCGTCTGTACAATCTGGTGTGCCTGCTGTATGGAAGCAACAAGAACAAACACCAGGACCTACTGAAGCAGTTCAAGATTCCCTCAAATCGGGTGGCCCTTTGCCCTGAAGAATTTCAGGATGCCCTTTACGCCTGGAACACCCTTTTGAAACCCCACCAGAGAAATCCCAAAAAAGCTTTGCTGTGATTTGCCATGGTCTACAAAAACCCCCAGAGTGCTCTGGGGGTTCTGGTCTTCAGGAGGTTGACAGGCCTTTACAGGGCTTTTTCTCCAGCTGGAACATCGAAAGGAATCCAGTTGGCCGCAGGGGGCAACGGGCAGGACCATGCTTCATCGTAAGCACAGTAGGGGTTGTAGGCCATGTTGAAATCCAACAAAACCTCATCGCCATCCAGAGGGGCATCGATGTAACGCCCGCCTCCATAGGTGCTCTGGCCATTGGTTTTGTCTTTGAACGGAATGAACAGGCGTTGAGGGTCGTCTTCTTCCACAGGAACATACAGTTCAAGACGATGCATGCCCTTTGCGAAAGGCACATCCACATAACCCCACACCTGATACTCGCGGATTTCTCCGGTGTTGGTCTGGATTTCGATGATTCTCATGGACTCATCGTGCAGGGCAGGCAACTGGAACTGGTACTCCTCCTGAATAGGGAAATACTTCAAGCCTGTGAAGCCCTGTTTTTTCTCTGAACTCAAGGGACTGTGCGGGCCTTTGAAGTGCGTGTCTTTGCGTTCCCGGTAATGTTCGATGTCAGTCATAAGTGTACGGTGGCACTTCTGCCCTGATAGGTGACGGTGTCGCCCTCACGCAGCTTTTTGCGTCTGCGGGTTTCGATTTCACCGTTGACCTTCACCTCGCCGCCCTGAATGACGAACTTGGCGTGGCCTCCGGTCTGCACCCAATCTTGCAGCTTCAGCCAATCTTGCAGGTCTATGGTGCCTTCCATTCTGCCCATCCTAGCACACTCTCCGAAACGCACATGGAAAGCAAAGTCACTTCTTTGAGCCCAACAGGGCCTTCGAACCTTCAGACAACCAGAGCCAAAAGCAGAGAGGGGCATCCACTCAACTTAGGATGCCCCTCTTGCATGTTTTGAATTTGATCTCGGCGTGCTTTTACTTCTGGTACAGCTCGCGGAACAGGTTGTAATCCTGTTCATTCACCTGACCATCCTGATTCAGGTCCCCTTTGGAGGGGTTTTCCACACCCATGTTGCTGGCCAGAATGATCAGGTCGAGGAGGTCCACACGGTCATCGCTGTTGAAGTCCCCCTTGCTGGCATACAGGGTCTTGAGGGTCTGCTTGTCGGATTCCGTCAAGGTGCGTTCTTTGGGAAGCAACACACCATCAGAGAGCTTGAGGACTTTGGCGGTCTCCACACGCCAGATCACGCTCTGGGACAAGGTGGTGGAGGTGTTGATCCAGATCCACCTGCGGTTTCCAAAGATCAAAGTGCGGCTTCCTGCATCTGGGTTGAAAGGGATGTCGGTTTCGGTCAGGAAACGCTGGTCTGCGTTCTGCACAAATTCCGCTTGAAAGGGCACCCGTTCGTGGGAAAACACCTTGAGGGCTTCCTGAAACTGACCTTGCAAAGCCTCTGGGACTGTGACCTGCACTTTCACAATCGGAAACTCTGGTTCTGCAGGTGTGGATGGGGTCACAGGAGCAGCAGGGGTTGTTTTGGGCTGCTCTGGAGTGGTGGGTTCGGTTTTGGGTTGCTCTGCAGGTTGGGTTGCTGGTGCAGTCTGGGTCGGAGGTGTCGGTGTTTGATCCGTCCCTGTGGACTGGGCCAGAGCTGTCCCGGCAAGCAAGAACAGGGTCAGGAAAGCTTTCACAGTTTCTCCCGGATGTGGGTTTTGAAGGTGCTCAATTCGTTGTTTTGCAGGCTCAGGCTTTCGATGCCCAGCACACGGCTGTCCTGAATGCGGTACATTCCCTGATTGAAGCCCACAACAGGACTGTCGTATGGGGTTTTGTACAGGAACAGCACCCATTCTTCATCTTTTTTGAATGAAGGGGCACCCTCCATTTGCCAGTCACCCCCCCCGAGCACATTGAAAGCAGGCACATCGCCAACCTGGGTGAGGGTTTTGGGGTCCCCTTTGAGCACCTCTCTGACATTCAGGGTGTACTGCTGCCAGGGGTAATTTTTGCTCTGGATGGTTTTCACATCCAGAATGCGCACATGCACGATCACATCGGCTTTCTTGATCTGGTCTTCAAAGGCCAGAGGGTTGACCGTGGTGGCCTGTGCGGTGCTCCAGAGCAGGGCACCCAACACCAAGGTTCTGAACAGTGGGGTGTTTGACATCATGGCTGTCCTTGAGAACCATCAGAAGGTTCTGGATTTTCGGGATTCTGAGGGTTTTCGGGGTTCTCGGGAATCTCGGTGTCGCTCGGATCAGGGTTTTCTGTGCCGGGCTCTGGAGAAGGGGTTTCTTGCACTGAACCGTCAGGGTTTTCAGGGGTCTCCCCTTCGCCCGGAGCGGTCTGATCTGTGCCCTCTGGATTTTCAGTGGGGTTTTCAGTCGTTTCAGGCGTGGTGGGGTTTCCAGTGGGAGCTTCCGTTCCAGAGGGTGGGGTCTGTTCTGGGTCGGTCGGTTCTGCTGGAGGGGTGTTCGCAGGCTTGGCAGGCTCCTGTTTGGGTTGTTCGGTTTTGGGGGATGCCGGTGGGTCAGCAGGTTTGGGCTTGGGTGCAGGGGTCAGCAAATCTGTTCCAGCCAGCTTTTTGGACGCCCCATCCCTGAGGTCGTAATTGCTGCTGGTGAGGGCAGGCACGAACACCCCGGCTTCTTTGCTGGACTCCACCTCCAGAAACAGGGCTTTGTTGTCGCGGAAGAACTTCTGGGTGAAGGCAAAATCCACGGTCAGGATGTTGTTCTTGACATTCCAGATCACCAGAGGCTTTCCGGTCACAGGCAGGACATTCTTGACCACCAATCCCTCTGGGACGGACATGGTGAAGCGACCACCGGCGACTTTCTCAGCGTTTTTGATCACCACTGGAATGCGGGTGCTGGACTTGACCGGGGTTCCGGGCAGTTCAAAAGACATCTCGGGTGGGGGTTTGTCGGTCACCGAGAGGGTGTATTTTTGAATTTTGGTGGACAGGTTGGCATCCGTCACCTGCACCGTAAATGTGAATGCGCCTTTTTCAGTGGGGGTGCCAGAGATGGTACCCCGGTCTCCGGTGGACAGGTTGAGGCCAGCAGGCAGTTTGCCATCCACCACTGTAAAGATGTAGGGGGATACCCCACCCAGCACACCCAGACTGGCAGAATAGTTTTCGCCCAC from Deinococcus misasensis DSM 22328 harbors:
- a CDS encoding M48 family metallopeptidase — its product is MTRAILLQGQQISYVLKRSKRKTIGLRVASGQLEVSVPDRLTIKFIEQVLQERQEWILQKLQETLSAHWELRHGLQGHLAGEAVVFEFHSGPQVILKEGKVLVPEAQPREALRTHLIRKGSALVQDRVHGWAQKIGVKPQSIRITRAQRRWGSMNAKGVLALSVGTLLLEPDLLDYVIVHELCHMHHLNHSAEYWECVERFLPDFEALHERVKQQGGVLTGLF
- a CDS encoding dockerin type I domain-containing protein, which encodes MKAFLTLFLLAGTALAQSTGTDQTPTPPTQTAPATQPAEQPKTEPTTPEQPKTTPAAPVTPSTPAEPEFPIVKVQVTVPEALQGQFQEALKVFSHERVPFQAEFVQNADQRFLTETDIPFNPDAGSRTLIFGNRRWIWINTSTTLSQSVIWRVETAKVLKLSDGVLLPKERTLTESDKQTLKTLYASKGDFNSDDRVDLLDLIILASNMGVENPSKGDLNQDGQVNEQDYNLFRELYQK
- a CDS encoding ComF family protein, coding for MHTFFRTLFPQTCPGCHQALKTHAALCPTCTPKTAFLTHQSVLKDTQEPHLVYLGAPEGKIRRMVHALKYHGNARVADSLAEALASKVPASWQLDCLCPVPLHPRRLQQRGYNQSRVLAEAVGKKLRLPTLDLLKRTVYTAQQAKLHHLERQSNLEGVFDLQAPAHGKSILLVDDVLSTGATLRASAQILQRGGARAVYFLVVAR
- a CDS encoding RNA-binding S4 domain-containing protein, encoding MEGTIDLQDWLKLQDWVQTGGHAKFVIQGGEVKVNGEIETRRRKKLREGDTVTYQGRSATVHL
- a CDS encoding adenine deaminase, whose protein sequence is MNTHIKAALGQENVDLLIRNARMVSVLTHEILEVDVAVHQGRFVGFGGQYTANDTLDARGAYLAPGFIDAHVHIESSMLCPSSFAAAVLPRGTTTVVAEPHEIVNVLGIQGLHWMLEAGKSSGMRVYASAPSCVPASAFEAGCQHLQAVEVKKTLQVPGVLGLAEMMNYPGVLTGDKDVWAILEAARGRRIDGHAAGLSGQSLQAYASAGIHSDHEAVTPEQAMDRLRAGMWLMVREGSAARNLKDLIPVLKRHPRRAMCVTDDVDVKDLLALGHLDRVLRLAVQEGLDPIYALSLVTCNPAEYWGLHDLGAIAPGYHADFVLLEDLENFRVLDTFVGGQPAKGGQFVPPLSGGGVTLGEGWDTATFEVPEHFPVIGVQPTQIETVKLAAGSSDGVKLVSIERHLHALQYATAWTSGIGLSRGAFGCSIQHDAHNLMVAGRSDEDIRLCARVLEEMQGGVAVVDGGEVLARLPLPIAGLMSADAPERVAALQDDVERATHQLGCGLPHPIMTLAFLGLSVIPALKLTPKGLFDVASFSLIE
- a CDS encoding Ig domain-containing protein; this translates as MRNWILGASLVLMVACSGAENTAGLPKDTVRIGNPSLGTAIVGENYSASLGVLGGVSPYIFTVVDGKLPAGLNLSTGDRGTISGTPTEKGAFTFTVQVTDANLSTKIQKYTLSVTDKPPPEMSFELPGTPVKSSTRIPVVIKNAEKVAGGRFTMSVPEGLVVKNVLPVTGKPLVIWNVKNNILTVDFAFTQKFFRDNKALFLEVESSKEAGVFVPALTSSNYDLRDGASKKLAGTDLLTPAPKPKPADPPASPKTEQPKQEPAKPANTPPAEPTDPEQTPPSGTEAPTGNPTTPETTENPTENPEGTDQTAPGEGETPENPDGSVQETPSPEPGTENPDPSDTEIPENPENPQNPENPEPSDGSQGQP
- a CDS encoding VC0807 family protein; translated protein: MKVPKIVWDLFFSAGVPLMLLSSDLFKTGFSFKSILGPVWVIVLASLIPAIYIIWDFVRNKVFNPVTMVVAAGAIVQGMLSFWQVSGWQYALKDSYTPAFIALVMLVSLIINRPFFTAFIRFTLNPDTPERKSLFDRYLNHPAIKKMLFWGTVVIFIESTINAGVNFLVHKQLLTDPFGTDAFIKQLETATATMRPISIISTLIGYGLAFYMLNWASKNEFGDKASPLEDHFWEALEQHHNPQPTPNSAD
- a CDS encoding aldo/keto reductase, which translates into the protein MVFRDFGNADFKVSALGFGAGHIGWDKLDENFVGSLLNEVVNAGITLIDTARGYDLSEERIGRHLSWRRKDFILSSKGGYGVEGVKDWTPENIHRGMDRALHTMRTDYLDIFHLHSCPLGTLQDEKLLKALQEVKLQGKVRAIAYSGENEALQWALDSGVFDSVQCSVNPFDQRSIPWIAQAQQKGMGVIAKRPLGNVPWTYEERPSGQYAEEYWLRMKAMDFTPPLAWEEFTLRFSVFTPGVSSAIVGSRNLENIRRNIEIVQQGPLPEDLYQQARAVFQAHDEDWIGQV
- a CDS encoding DUF4344 domain-containing metallopeptidase translates to MRKWLLGMVLLGGVAQAQIVLDFQTPEAKTHQLTFQVLSKSQYLRNTLREFSESLKWPRKITVVFLECKKANAFYDPKKLQVQMCYELIDEYLELENQNKNTEKGMLSAVMFTLLHELSHALIDQFKLPATGREEDAADQFATLALLNLKDDDALLSGLAQFAREAATEAEAPSDGFADAHALSAQRLYNLVCLLYGSNKNKHQDLLKQFKIPSNRVALCPEEFQDALYAWNTLLKPHQRNPKKALL
- a CDS encoding DUF1684 domain-containing protein, with the protein product MTDIEHYRERKDTHFKGPHSPLSSEKKQGFTGLKYFPIQEEYQFQLPALHDESMRIIEIQTNTGEIREYQVWGYVDVPFAKGMHRLELYVPVEEDDPQRLFIPFKDKTNGQSTYGGGRYIDAPLDGDEVLLDFNMAYNPYCAYDEAWSCPLPPAANWIPFDVPAGEKAL
- the pyrR gene encoding bifunctional pyr operon transcriptional regulator/uracil phosphoribosyltransferase PyrR, yielding MHYKAQILDAHEMKRAMTRIAHEILERNKGATDLALVGIHTRGIPLAEQLAQKIAELEGIQVPTGKLDITLYRDDLSEISRQPIIRRTEINFDIGTRKIVLLDDVLFTGRTIRAALDALTDLGRPKSIQLAVMVDRGHRELPIRADYVGKNLPTSKTEVVKVKLAETDGEDVVELWEME